A region from the Hypericibacter adhaerens genome encodes:
- a CDS encoding chorismate mutase, with protein MAEAQPTLDDLRRQIDEIDVTLQELIVRRAEVVTQVGALKNRLTGGQRAVHMRPAREAIILRKLVDRHRGPLSKATLVRMWCELMSASLRLEGSFSVAVYMPSPAVGGYWDLARDYFGGMTHLVVRESARQALGAVFDGEASVAVLPMPQSTDEDHWWRLLLSRDAKAPRIVARLPFGARGSERGAPVEALVVGPILPEASGFDRSLIAVETAAELSRSALAAAFKAETLEPSFRVFGVGPAETGGYLHLIEIPGFLAPDDNRLARLARRLGPALQQVWVLGCYAEPLTDEQLGLATKPKGGR; from the coding sequence ATGGCCGAGGCCCAACCCACCCTCGACGATCTGCGCCGCCAGATCGACGAGATCGATGTCACGCTGCAAGAGCTGATCGTCCGCCGCGCCGAGGTGGTGACGCAGGTGGGCGCGCTCAAGAACCGCCTCACCGGCGGCCAGCGCGCCGTCCATATGCGGCCCGCCCGCGAGGCCATCATCCTGCGCAAGCTGGTGGATCGCCATCGCGGGCCGCTCTCCAAGGCGACGCTCGTGCGCATGTGGTGCGAGCTGATGTCGGCCTCGCTGCGGCTCGAGGGCAGCTTTTCCGTCGCGGTCTACATGCCTTCGCCCGCCGTGGGCGGCTATTGGGATCTCGCCCGCGACTATTTCGGCGGCATGACCCACCTGGTGGTGCGCGAATCCGCGCGCCAGGCTTTGGGCGCCGTGTTCGACGGCGAGGCCTCGGTCGCGGTGCTGCCGATGCCGCAATCGACCGACGAGGATCATTGGTGGCGGCTCCTGCTGAGCCGCGACGCCAAGGCGCCGCGGATCGTGGCGCGCCTGCCCTTCGGCGCCCGCGGCTCGGAGCGCGGCGCGCCGGTCGAGGCGCTGGTGGTGGGCCCGATCCTGCCCGAGGCCTCGGGCTTCGATCGCAGCCTGATCGCGGTCGAGACCGCCGCCGAGCTGTCGCGCAGCGCGCTCGCCGCCGCCTTCAAGGCCGAGACGCTCGAGCCCAGCTTCCGTGTCTTCGGCGTGGGACCGGCCGAGACCGGCGGCTATCTGCATCTGATCGAGATTCCGGGCTTCCTCGCCCCCGACGACAACCGCCTGGCGCGCCTCGCGCGGCGGCTGGGACCCGCCCTGCAGCAGGTCTGGGTGCTGGGCTGCTATGCCGAGCCCCTGACCGACGAGCAGCTCGGGCTCGCGACCAAGCCCAAGGGAGGGCGTTGA
- a CDS encoding homospermidine synthase, producing MSKKFHFKGRILMLGYGSVGRCTLPLIDRHFDMPLGHMAIVEADDRSDLLKRYIARGLKYETTPIVRENMASLLSKYLGKGDLLINLSVEVSSIELMNWCQAHGVLYIDTCIEPWAGYYDNASIPTHERSNYFLRYSAIENARKWPKGSPSALLTHGANPGLISHFIKQALLDIAKLRGLSASKPKSKAEWARLMMKTGTKVVHVAEHDTQISSDPKKPGEFVNTWSVPGFVGEGLQPSELGWGTHEKRLPHDGNEHPIGPRCAIYLSQPGCVTQVRSWTPIGGPLIGFLITHGEAISTSDYFTVWEEGRAIFRPTCHYAYHCCNDAVLSVRELQMNGFHMQKQHRILGPEITQGIDELGALLMGDFGAYWYGSQLSIEEARELLGPEFNATSIQVAAPVLAGAMYLIEHPNLGLLEPEDIDHDYVLDVCRPYLGPVVGVHSDWTPLKERGRLFEEAHLDWDDPWQFRNFRVS from the coding sequence ATGAGCAAGAAATTCCACTTCAAGGGCCGCATCCTGATGCTGGGCTACGGCTCGGTCGGCCGTTGCACCCTGCCTCTGATCGACCGGCATTTCGACATGCCGTTGGGCCACATGGCCATCGTCGAGGCCGACGATCGCAGCGATCTTCTGAAGCGCTACATCGCGCGCGGCCTGAAATACGAGACGACGCCGATCGTGCGCGAGAACATGGCCTCGCTCCTGTCCAAGTATCTCGGGAAGGGCGATCTGCTCATCAACCTGTCGGTCGAGGTCAGCTCGATCGAGCTGATGAACTGGTGCCAGGCGCATGGCGTCCTCTATATCGACACCTGCATCGAGCCCTGGGCCGGCTATTACGACAACGCCTCGATCCCGACGCATGAGCGCTCGAACTATTTCCTGCGCTACAGCGCGATCGAGAACGCCAGGAAATGGCCCAAGGGCTCGCCCTCGGCGCTGCTGACCCATGGCGCCAATCCGGGCCTGATCAGCCATTTCATCAAGCAGGCGCTGCTCGACATCGCGAAGCTGCGCGGCCTGTCCGCCTCCAAGCCGAAGTCCAAGGCGGAGTGGGCGCGGCTGATGATGAAGACGGGGACCAAGGTGGTCCATGTCGCGGAGCACGACACCCAGATCTCGAGCGATCCCAAGAAGCCGGGCGAGTTCGTGAACACCTGGAGCGTGCCGGGCTTCGTCGGCGAGGGGCTGCAGCCGTCGGAGCTGGGCTGGGGCACGCACGAGAAGCGCCTGCCGCATGACGGCAACGAGCATCCCATCGGCCCCAGATGCGCGATCTATCTGAGCCAGCCGGGCTGCGTGACGCAGGTGCGCTCCTGGACCCCGATCGGCGGGCCCTTGATCGGCTTCCTCATCACCCATGGCGAGGCCATCAGCACCTCCGACTATTTCACGGTCTGGGAGGAAGGCCGCGCGATCTTCCGGCCGACCTGCCACTACGCCTATCACTGCTGCAACGACGCCGTGCTCTCGGTGCGCGAGCTGCAGATGAACGGTTTCCACATGCAGAAGCAGCACCGCATCCTCGGTCCCGAGATCACCCAGGGCATCGACGAGCTCGGCGCTTTGCTGATGGGCGATTTCGGCGCCTATTGGTACGGCTCGCAGCTTTCGATCGAGGAAGCGCGCGAGCTTCTGGGGCCCGAGTTCAACGCCACCTCGATCCAGGTGGCCGCCCCCGTGCTGGCCGGCGCCATGTATCTGATCGAGCATCCGAACCTCGGCCTGCTCGAGCCCGAGGATATCGACCATGACTATGTGCTCGATGTCTGCCGGCCCTATCTCGGGCCCGTGGTCGGCGTCCATAGCGACTGGACCCCGCTCAAGGAACGCGGCCGCCTGTTCGAGGAAGCGCATCTCGACTGGGACGATCCCTGGCAGTTCCGGAACTTCCGGGTCAGCTGA
- a CDS encoding gamma-glutamylcyclotransferase encodes MDEGPLIESRRLLVPPKGAFWVFGYGSLMWRPEFPFVQAASALLRGWHRAFCIWSVHYRGTVEKPGLVLGLDRGGACRGRAFRIAPEHAIRVADYLHEREMVTGVYEPRYVTVELEGGKRVRAATYLADHRHPQYAGKLAPAKLLRIIREGHGSAGSNLDYLRNTVRHLDQLGIADGPLHRILAQAEKAETRGRAKG; translated from the coding sequence ATGGATGAGGGCCCGCTGATCGAAAGCCGCCGCCTGCTGGTGCCGCCCAAGGGCGCCTTCTGGGTGTTCGGCTATGGCTCGCTGATGTGGCGGCCGGAATTTCCCTTCGTGCAGGCCGCCTCGGCGCTGCTGCGCGGCTGGCATCGCGCCTTCTGCATCTGGTCGGTGCATTACCGCGGCACGGTCGAGAAGCCGGGTCTGGTGCTGGGGCTGGATCGCGGCGGCGCCTGCCGTGGCCGCGCCTTCCGGATCGCGCCGGAGCATGCGATCCGGGTCGCCGACTATCTCCATGAGCGCGAGATGGTCACGGGCGTCTATGAGCCGCGCTATGTGACGGTCGAGCTCGAAGGCGGCAAGCGCGTGCGGGCCGCCACCTATCTCGCCGATCATCGTCATCCGCAATATGCCGGCAAGCTGGCGCCCGCGAAGCTCCTGCGCATCATCCGCGAGGGCCATGGCAGCGCCGGCAGCAATCTCGACTATCTGCGCAACACCGTGCGCCATCTCGACCAGCTCGGCATCGCCGACGGCCCCCTGCACCGGATCCTGGCCCAGGCGGAAAAGGCCGAGACGCGGGGCAGGGCGAAGGGGTGA
- a CDS encoding prephenate/arogenate dehydrogenase family protein has translation MSTAPKKNAPPKNAPAKEAGSAPLFDRVTLIGIGLIGSSLSHAMRRAGLAGHIAGHARSERTRAKALELGLVQSIHDDPASAVRDADLVIICSPVGSYAEIGAAIRDHLKPGAILSDVGSVKQAVIRDLGPNLPDGVHLVPGHPIAGTEHSGPESGFATLFDGRWCILTPPPGTDAAAVEKMIRFWQACGSQVEVMEAGHHDKTLAITSHLPHLIAYTIVGTVADLEEATKSEVIKFSASGFRDFTRIAASDPVMWRDVFLNNRDAVLEMLGRFAEDLTALQRAIRWGEGDKLEALFTRTRAIRRGIIDAKQA, from the coding sequence ATGAGCACCGCGCCGAAGAAGAACGCGCCGCCCAAGAACGCCCCGGCAAAAGAGGCCGGATCCGCACCGCTTTTCGATCGCGTCACGCTGATCGGGATCGGGCTGATCGGCTCCTCGCTCTCCCATGCGATGCGCCGCGCCGGGCTCGCCGGCCATATCGCCGGCCATGCCCGCTCCGAGCGTACGCGGGCCAAGGCCCTGGAGCTGGGGCTGGTCCAGTCGATCCATGACGATCCGGCCTCGGCGGTGCGCGATGCCGATCTCGTCATCATCTGCTCGCCGGTCGGCAGCTATGCCGAGATCGGCGCCGCGATCCGCGACCATCTCAAGCCCGGCGCCATCCTGAGCGACGTGGGCTCGGTCAAGCAGGCGGTGATCCGCGATCTCGGCCCCAACCTGCCGGACGGCGTCCATCTCGTGCCGGGCCATCCGATCGCCGGCACCGAGCATTCCGGGCCGGAATCGGGCTTCGCCACGCTCTTCGACGGGCGCTGGTGCATCCTCACGCCCCCGCCCGGCACCGATGCCGCGGCGGTCGAGAAAATGATCCGGTTCTGGCAGGCCTGCGGCAGCCAGGTCGAGGTCATGGAGGCCGGGCATCACGACAAGACGCTCGCCATCACCTCGCATCTGCCGCACCTGATCGCCTACACCATCGTCGGCACGGTGGCGGATCTGGAGGAGGCGACCAAGAGCGAGGTCATCAAGTTCTCGGCCTCGGGCTTCCGCGACTTCACCCGCATCGCGGCCTCCGACCCGGTGATGTGGCGCGACGTCTTCCTCAACAACCGCGACGCGGTGCTGGAGATGCTGGGTCGGTTCGCCGAGGATCTGACGGCGCTGCAGCGCGCGATCCGCTGGGGCGAGGGCGACAAGCTCGAGGCGCTCTTCACCCGCACGCGCGCGATCCGGCGCGGAATCATCGACGCCAAGCAGGCCTGA
- a CDS encoding DUF2125 domain-containing protein produces MTRRAAIASVSILLGLAALAGGWAVWWHLAARQLASSIDLWIAARRAEGYRIEAVRDPIAGFPFHLRTRIAAPSAAAADGSWSWSGPDLAIEAPAWAPLHIAFLMAGAHQVASRGHHYDVQAVTAGGSLELARDGRLDRMSLLAGGISAREPEQPPATIATLSAVLGQPAPDPATPVPTSLTFDLGAETIQLPPDPRLALGSSIEKLGLAGRLEGPPPRGLDAAALGAWRDAGGAVDLDLFTIAWGPLSISGSGTLSLDGTLRPLAAATTEIRGATETLVALAQAGLMRSNDAQLAALALALLTDDQGRLKLPLTAQDGELSAGPVKLATLQPVVR; encoded by the coding sequence ATGACAAGAAGAGCGGCCATCGCCTCGGTCTCGATCCTGCTCGGCCTCGCCGCACTCGCCGGCGGCTGGGCGGTCTGGTGGCATCTCGCCGCCCGGCAGCTCGCCTCCTCGATCGATCTCTGGATCGCGGCGCGGCGGGCCGAAGGCTACAGGATCGAGGCCGTCCGCGATCCGATCGCCGGCTTCCCCTTTCATCTGCGCACGCGGATCGCGGCACCGTCGGCCGCCGCCGCGGACGGCTCCTGGTCCTGGTCCGGGCCGGATCTCGCGATCGAGGCGCCGGCCTGGGCGCCGCTCCATATCGCCTTCCTCATGGCCGGTGCGCATCAGGTCGCGAGCCGGGGCCATCATTACGACGTGCAGGCAGTGACGGCGGGCGGCAGCCTCGAGCTCGCGCGCGATGGGCGGCTCGACCGGATGAGCCTCCTGGCGGGCGGCATCAGCGCCCGGGAACCGGAACAGCCGCCCGCGACGATCGCGACCTTGAGCGCGGTGCTGGGCCAGCCGGCACCCGACCCGGCCACGCCGGTCCCCACCAGCCTCACCTTCGACCTCGGCGCCGAGACCATCCAGCTGCCGCCCGATCCGCGGCTCGCGCTCGGCTCCTCCATCGAGAAGCTGGGCCTGGCGGGGCGGCTCGAGGGGCCGCCGCCGCGCGGCCTCGATGCCGCCGCGCTCGGCGCCTGGCGCGACGCGGGCGGTGCCGTCGATCTCGACCTGTTCACGATCGCCTGGGGACCGCTCAGCATCTCGGGCAGCGGCACCCTTTCGCTCGACGGCACTTTGCGCCCGCTGGCCGCGGCCACGACCGAGATCCGCGGCGCGACGGAGACGCTGGTGGCGCTGGCCCAGGCCGGCCTGATGCGCTCGAACGACGCGCAACTCGCGGCCCTGGCCCTGGCGCTCCTCACCGACGATCAGGGGCGCCTGAAGCTCCCGCTCACCGCCCAGGACGGCGAGCTCAGCGCCGGGCCGGTCAAGCTCGCGACGCTGCAGCCGGTGGTGCGGTAG
- the metX gene encoding homoserine O-acetyltransferase MetX: MRNSPEVRARLPGERVVFGRDQPMPLDSGVALGPFTVAYRTYGRLNAEKSNAILVCHALTGDQFMAETHPITGKPGWWDQVVGPGLPLDTDRYFVLCANVLGGCMGTTGPSDPDPATGKPYGLQFPVVTIADMVRAQKLLIDHLGIGKLFCVIGGSMGGMQVLQWAAAYPERVFAAVPIACAARHSAQNIAFHEVGRQAIMADPDWCGGDYLNQGRNPSRGLSVARMAAHITYLSEAALHRKFGRNLQDRSQLTYGFEADFQVESYLRHQGSTFVDRFDANAYLYITRAMDYFDLAAEHEGSLAKAFQGTAVRFCLVSFTGDWLFPTRESKLIVNALNAVAANVSFVEIESDAGHDAFLLDVPEFHRTLAGFLAGCAEHRGLGRS; the protein is encoded by the coding sequence ATGCGCAATTCGCCCGAGGTCCGCGCCCGGCTTCCCGGCGAGCGGGTCGTCTTCGGCCGCGATCAGCCCATGCCGCTCGACAGCGGGGTGGCGCTCGGGCCCTTCACGGTCGCCTATCGCACCTATGGCCGGCTCAATGCCGAGAAATCCAACGCTATCCTGGTCTGCCATGCGCTGACCGGCGACCAGTTCATGGCCGAAACCCATCCCATCACCGGCAAGCCCGGCTGGTGGGACCAGGTGGTGGGGCCGGGCCTGCCGCTCGACACCGACCGCTATTTCGTCCTCTGCGCCAATGTGTTGGGCGGCTGCATGGGGACCACGGGCCCGAGCGATCCCGATCCCGCGACCGGCAAGCCCTATGGGCTCCAGTTCCCGGTCGTCACCATCGCCGACATGGTCCGCGCCCAGAAGCTGCTGATCGACCATCTCGGCATCGGGAAGCTGTTCTGCGTCATCGGCGGCTCGATGGGAGGCATGCAGGTCCTGCAATGGGCCGCGGCCTACCCGGAGCGCGTCTTCGCGGCCGTGCCGATCGCCTGCGCGGCGCGCCATTCGGCGCAGAACATCGCCTTCCACGAGGTCGGGCGCCAGGCGATCATGGCCGATCCCGACTGGTGCGGCGGCGACTATCTGAACCAGGGCCGCAACCCCTCGCGCGGCCTCTCGGTCGCGCGCATGGCGGCGCATATCACCTATCTCTCGGAAGCCGCCCTCCATCGCAAGTTCGGGCGCAACCTGCAGGACCGTTCGCAGCTCACCTACGGCTTCGAGGCGGATTTCCAGGTCGAAAGCTACTTGCGCCACCAGGGCTCGACCTTCGTCGACCGGTTCGACGCCAACGCCTATCTCTACATCACCCGCGCGATGGATTATTTCGATCTCGCGGCCGAGCATGAGGGCAGCCTCGCCAAGGCGTTCCAGGGCACGGCGGTGCGGTTCTGCCTCGTCTCCTTCACCGGCGACTGGCTGTTTCCGACCCGCGAGAGCAAGCTCATCGTCAACGCGCTCAACGCGGTCGCGGCCAATGTCAGCTTCGTCGAGATCGAGAGCGACGCCGGCCATGACGCCTTCCTGCTCGATGTGCCGGAATTCCACCGCACTCTGGCGGGGTTCCTCGCCGGCTGCGCGGAGCATCGCGGCCTCGGCCGCAGCTGA
- a CDS encoding DMT family transporter, which produces MRLLQGAVPAAFVLMWATGFTGARLGLPYAPPLTFLCLRFGTAAILMLPFCLMTRAPWPGSWRMRGHVAMVGLLMHSLYLGGVYSAISAGIPSGVSALIVGLQPLLTAAVVGPLLGEKVSPLQWLGFAIGLVGVALVLGGKLHFDAAQSWGVALAFVGLIGVTSATLYQKRFCSEVDLRTGMFIQYAAASLVLLPLSLLIGWGPVEWTGELFFALAWLILVLSFGAMTIFYLLIRKGAASRVTSLFYLTPPVAALLGWIFFSESLGPLSLFGMALTALGVALVMRRPAGG; this is translated from the coding sequence ATGCGCCTGCTGCAAGGGGCGGTTCCGGCGGCGTTCGTGCTCATGTGGGCGACCGGCTTCACCGGCGCACGCCTGGGCCTGCCCTACGCGCCACCGCTCACCTTTCTCTGCCTGCGTTTCGGGACCGCCGCGATCCTGATGCTGCCGTTCTGCCTGATGACCCGCGCGCCTTGGCCCGGAAGCTGGCGCATGCGCGGCCATGTGGCGATGGTCGGATTGCTGATGCACTCGCTCTATCTGGGCGGCGTCTATTCCGCGATCTCGGCCGGCATCCCGTCGGGCGTCAGCGCCCTGATCGTGGGGCTGCAGCCGCTGCTGACCGCGGCGGTGGTCGGGCCGCTTCTCGGCGAGAAGGTTTCGCCTCTGCAATGGCTGGGTTTTGCGATCGGGTTGGTCGGCGTGGCGCTGGTGCTGGGCGGGAAGCTTCATTTCGATGCCGCGCAGAGCTGGGGCGTGGCGCTGGCCTTCGTCGGGCTGATCGGCGTCACCTCTGCAACGCTCTATCAGAAGCGCTTCTGCAGCGAGGTCGATCTCAGAACCGGCATGTTCATTCAATATGCGGCGGCCAGCCTCGTCCTGTTGCCGCTGTCGCTGCTGATAGGGTGGGGGCCGGTCGAATGGACGGGCGAGCTCTTCTTTGCGCTGGCTTGGCTCATCCTGGTTCTCTCCTTCGGCGCGATGACGATCTTCTATCTCCTGATCCGCAAAGGGGCCGCCTCGCGCGTCACCAGCCTGTTCTACCTGACGCCACCCGTGGCGGCGCTGCTGGGCTGGATCTTCTTCAGCGAAAGCCTGGGACCGCTGTCGCTCTTCGGCATGGCGCTGACGGCGCTGGGCGTGGCGCTGGTCATGCGGCGGCCGGCGGGCGGTTGA
- the hisC gene encoding histidinol-phosphate transaminase, producing the protein MMALTPRPGIMNIAPYVGGESNLPGQNRVIKLASNESPLGPSPRAMEAYKALASELHRYPDGGAVKLREALAHHHALDAARIVCGAGSDELIGLLVRAYAGPGDEVLYSRHGFLMYPIAAQSVGATPVTAPERELTADIDALLARVTPRTRILFLANPNNPTGSCLPAAEVKRLRDRLAPDVLLVLDAAYAEYVTRPDYEAGAALVERHDNVVMLRTFSKIYGLAALRIGWAYCPPAVADVLNRVRGPFNTAMAAQAAAVAALEDRGHTEKARAHNDRWLPWFSKQVRGLGLVPHPSFGNFVLVEFPAATGGAEKALAFLNGRGVIPRRMAGYGLPDCLRFTIGTAEEMELTVAALREFTGHDREAGRGGTR; encoded by the coding sequence ATCATGGCGCTGACGCCACGCCCCGGCATCATGAACATCGCCCCCTATGTCGGCGGCGAATCGAACCTGCCGGGCCAGAACCGCGTCATCAAGCTGGCCTCGAACGAATCGCCGCTGGGCCCGAGCCCGCGCGCGATGGAAGCCTACAAGGCGCTGGCCAGCGAGCTGCACCGCTATCCCGATGGCGGTGCCGTCAAGCTGCGCGAGGCGCTGGCCCATCACCATGCGCTGGACGCCGCCCGCATCGTCTGCGGCGCCGGCTCCGACGAGCTGATCGGCCTCCTGGTCCGCGCCTATGCGGGCCCAGGCGACGAGGTGCTCTATAGCCGCCACGGCTTCCTCATGTATCCGATCGCGGCCCAGAGCGTGGGGGCAACGCCGGTGACGGCGCCCGAGCGCGAGCTCACGGCCGACATCGACGCGCTCCTGGCGCGCGTGACGCCGCGCACCCGCATCCTGTTCCTCGCCAACCCCAACAACCCGACCGGCAGCTGCCTGCCGGCCGCGGAGGTGAAGCGGCTGCGCGACAGGCTGGCGCCCGACGTGCTCCTGGTGCTGGACGCGGCCTATGCCGAGTATGTGACGCGGCCCGATTACGAGGCCGGTGCCGCGCTGGTCGAGCGCCACGACAATGTCGTGATGCTCCGCACCTTCTCGAAGATCTACGGCCTCGCGGCCCTGCGCATCGGCTGGGCCTATTGCCCGCCGGCGGTGGCCGACGTGCTGAACCGCGTGCGCGGCCCCTTCAACACCGCCATGGCGGCGCAGGCCGCCGCCGTGGCGGCGCTCGAGGACCGCGGCCATACCGAGAAGGCGCGCGCCCATAACGACCGCTGGCTGCCCTGGTTCAGCAAGCAGGTGCGGGGCCTGGGCCTCGTCCCCCATCCCAGCTTCGGCAATTTCGTGCTGGTCGAGTTCCCGGCGGCGACCGGCGGTGCGGAGAAGGCGCTCGCCTTCCTCAACGGCCGCGGCGTGATTCCGCGCCGCATGGCGGGCTACGGCCTGCCGGACTGCCTGCGCTTCACCATCGGCACGGCCGAGGAGATGGAGCTGACGGTGGCGGCCCTGCGCGAGTTCACCGGCCATGACCGGGAAGCCGGCCGGGGAGGGACCCGATGA